The nucleotide sequence CACAAGTCCGGGCGCGGCTCAAACACGTCGAAGTCGGCGCGGTGCCGCTCAACGAAATTTTCCAGTCCGGTTTCTTTGTCGTTCATGTTCGGGGTGGTACTAGGGGCACTATGGGGTTCTGCAGCTGCCCAAGGGCATTGTCAGAGGGGAAAAGCAAAGCAGGTAGGTGGTATCAGGCCGTGAGGCCGCGCTGGCTGGCCAGTTCCAGCAGTTTCTTGCGGGCCCGGCTGTACTGCGACTTCGACGTAGACTCCGTGATGCCTAGAATGCCGGCTATTTCGGCGTGGTCATAGCCTTCGAGCAAATACAGAGTCAGCACCACGCGGTAGCCGTCGGGCAGCTCCTGCACGCAGCGGCGCACCACGTCGGCGCGCCAGTGGGTTTCGTCGCTGTCGGCGGCGTAGTCGGACGGCTCAGGGCCGGCGGCGGCATCGTGCTGCTCGCCCAGCGGCACCAGCTGCAGGCGCCGGTTGCGCAGGCAGTTGATGCTTTTGTTGATGACGATGCGCTTCAGCCAAGAGCCAAACGACGAGTCGCCTTTGTAGCTGTGCAGCTCCCGAAACGCACTCAGGAAGGCTTCCTGCAGCACATCTTCGGCCTCTGCGTAGTTGCCGGTGATGCGTAGCGAGGCGTTGAACATGGCCTTGGAGTAGCGCTTGTATATCTCGGCCTGGGCCCGCCGGTCGCCCAGGCGGCACCGCTCTACCAGCGGGGCGTTGATATCGGTATAAGCAAAAGCTTCCATAAGCGAAAAGCGGAAGGTGAAACAGGCGAAAGTCAGCGAATATCCGACTTTCCAAGCGAAGCTGCTACATGCTGGAGGGCAAGCAGGTGAAAGACAGCCGCGTGGTGCCAGGGTTGCACCTGTCCGCCAA is from Hymenobacter yonginensis and encodes:
- a CDS encoding RNA polymerase sigma factor, which produces MEAFAYTDINAPLVERCRLGDRRAQAEIYKRYSKAMFNASLRITGNYAEAEDVLQEAFLSAFRELHSYKGDSSFGSWLKRIVINKSINCLRNRRLQLVPLGEQHDAAAGPEPSDYAADSDETHWRADVVRRCVQELPDGYRVVLTLYLLEGYDHAEIAGILGITESTSKSQYSRARKKLLELASQRGLTA